Part of the Xylanibacillus composti genome is shown below.
AGTAACAATGTACTATGACAACGACGCAGACTTTCAGGTATTGCAAGGCAAAACGATCGCAGTAATCGGTTATGGCAGCCAAGGCCATGCTCAGGCGCAAAACCTGCGCGACAGCGGCTTGAATGTCATTATTGGCTTGCGCCAGGGCCGTTCTGCTGAAAAAGCGAAGAACGACGGCTTCGAAGTGCTGAGCGTAGCCGATGCCGCTGCTCGCGCAGACGTTGTTCAAATTTTGATGCCGGATGAAACGCAGGCAAGAGTGTACAAGGAAGAAATCGAGCCGAACCTGAAGAAGGGCGCGGCGCTCATGTTCTCCCACGGCTTCAACGTGCACTATGGCCAAATCGTGGCGCGCAGTGACAACGATGTGCTGCTCGTTGCACCGAAATCTCCGGGACATCTCGTACGCCGTACATACGTAGAAGGGTTCGGCGTTCCGGGACTGATTGCCATCCATCAAGATGCAACGGGCAATGCGAAGGCGATCGGCTTGGCATATGCGAAGGGCATCGGTTGTACCCGTGCAGGGGTTATCGAGACTTCCTTCAAGGAAGAAACCGAAACCGATCTGTTCGGCGAGCAGGCTGTGCTTTGCGGCGGCGCTACCGCGTTGGTTAAAGCAGGCTTCGAAACGCTGGTGGAAGCCGGATATGCGCCGGAAATGGCCTACTTCGAGTGCTTGCATGAATTGAAGCTGATTGTAGACCTGATGTATGAGGGCGGTCTCGCTACAATGCGCGATTCGATCTCCAATACAGCGGAATACGGCGACTATGTAACTGGACCGCGCATCGTAACGGACGAGACGAAGAAGGCGATGAAGGCTGTATTGGAAGATATCCAAAGCGGACGCTTCGCGCGCGACTTCATTCTGGAGAACCAATCCAACAACGCCTTCATGACTGCAACTCGCCGCAACGAAGCAGAGCATCCAATCGAGCAGGTTGGCGGCCGTCTCCGCGAAATGATGGCTTGGATCAAGAAGTAAGCCCTTGATTTCGCTGCATGCAATGAAGTACAATAAATAAAAGAAAAGACGATGAAGAGGAAAAGTATGGCATTGGTTGTGCCCAGAGAGCTGCTGGTCGGTGTGAAGCAGCCACAGCCCTCGTCTGAACTCGCCTCGGAGTTGCCCGCTGAACCCTGCGCACTATGTACGGATCGAAGTAAGCGGAGCCGGAACCTGACCGTTATTTACAGGAGGAATGCAGGAGGTTACCCATCCTGTTTCCGCTGAGCGCATATCCGCAGGATATGAACTGGAGTGGTACCGCGATTAGATCGATGAGTCTTTCGTCTCCTTATTAGGAGGCGGAAGGCTTTTTTTGAGTGGATCAACTTGTCTTCATTCCGTGTAGACGAAGCCGAATGCTGCAAACAGAAAGGATGAACGACCCAATGAAACATGTAGAGCAATACACCAGAGGTTATTTTATGCCCCCGAGGCAAAGCTTGAAATGGACGCAGAAGGAGTATATTACAGAAGCGCCGACATGGTGCAGCGTCGACCTTCGGGACGGCAATCAGGCATTGATCGTGCCTATGAATCTGGAGGAGAAGCTGGAATATTTCCAGATGCTTGTAGATATCGGATTCAAGGAGATCGAGGTTGGCTTTCCTGCCGCCTCGGAAACGGAATTCGTCTTTCTGCGAACCTTGATTGAGCAGAACCTCATCCCGGACGACGTCACGATTCAGGTGTTGACCCAGTCCAGGGAGCATATTATTCGCAAGACGTTCGAATCACTCAAGGGCGCCAAGCGTGCGATTGTGCATCTGTATAATTCTACCTCGCTGGCCCAGCGCGAGCAGGTGTTCCGCAAGTCGAAGCAGGAAATCATCGATATCGCTGTAACAGGTGCGAAGCTCTTCCTCGAATGCGCGTCCGAAACCGAAGGAAACTTCCAATTTCAATATTCGCCGGAAAGCTTCACCGGAACCGAGATTGAATTCGCGCTTGAAATCTGCAACGAGGTGCTGGAAGTTTGGAAGCCTGCCGCGGACAATAAGGTGATCATCAACCTGCCCGCGACGGTCTCGATGTCTATGCCGCATGTGTACGCGAGTCAGATCGAGTACATGAGCGAAAATCTGAAGTACCGGGACAACGTGGTCCTGTCGCTTCATCCTCACAACGACAGAGGGACTGGTGTCGCTGACGCAGAGCTTGGCGTGCTGGCTGGCGGACAACGTGTGGAAGGCACGCTGTTCGGCAATGGGGAACGCACCGGAAATGTGGACATCATTACGCTGGCCCTTAATATGTTTTCGCACGGCGTAGATCCAAAACTGAATTTCGAGAATCTCCCCGATCTCTTGAAGAAGTATGAACGGCTGACAAAAATGCGTGTCGGCGAACGTCATCCTTATGCGGGAGAGTTAGTCTTCACGGCATTTTCCGGTTCTCATCAAGATGCGATCGCTAAGGGAATGAAGTGGCGGGAGGAACAGAATCCGCCCTATTGGA
Proteins encoded:
- a CDS encoding 2-isopropylmalate synthase; the encoded protein is MKHVEQYTRGYFMPPRQSLKWTQKEYITEAPTWCSVDLRDGNQALIVPMNLEEKLEYFQMLVDIGFKEIEVGFPAASETEFVFLRTLIEQNLIPDDVTIQVLTQSREHIIRKTFESLKGAKRAIVHLYNSTSLAQREQVFRKSKQEIIDIAVTGAKLFLECASETEGNFQFQYSPESFTGTEIEFALEICNEVLEVWKPAADNKVIINLPATVSMSMPHVYASQIEYMSENLKYRDNVVLSLHPHNDRGTGVADAELGVLAGGQRVEGTLFGNGERTGNVDIITLALNMFSHGVDPKLNFENLPDLLKKYERLTKMRVGERHPYAGELVFTAFSGSHQDAIAKGMKWREEQNPPYWSVPYLPIDPHHIGREYEGDIIRINSQSGKGGIGYVLQHKYGLDLPAAMRESVGYRVKDVSDKLQKELQPDEIFTIFKESFVNVNEPIEFVRYQFEKSDDYQTTVIIRVNGEQKEIVGNGNGRLDAISNALQKHLGLSFTNLTYQEHALEIGSSAQAISYIGMTGDDGKTHWGAGIDVDIMTSSVKALFCAVNNMSRRSS
- the ilvC gene encoding ketol-acid reductoisomerase, which produces MNSMAVTMYYDNDADFQVLQGKTIAVIGYGSQGHAQAQNLRDSGLNVIIGLRQGRSAEKAKNDGFEVLSVADAAARADVVQILMPDETQARVYKEEIEPNLKKGAALMFSHGFNVHYGQIVARSDNDVLLVAPKSPGHLVRRTYVEGFGVPGLIAIHQDATGNAKAIGLAYAKGIGCTRAGVIETSFKEETETDLFGEQAVLCGGATALVKAGFETLVEAGYAPEMAYFECLHELKLIVDLMYEGGLATMRDSISNTAEYGDYVTGPRIVTDETKKAMKAVLEDIQSGRFARDFILENQSNNAFMTATRRNEAEHPIEQVGGRLREMMAWIKK